In Methanocella sp., the sequence TACTGTGTTGCCCGACTTTATGTCCATGCTGCCCGCCTGAGACGCCAGCAGCGCCGTGGCCAGAAAAACGGTCATCAGAAGCGTCAGCTTATGCATGATACTCTGTTAGCCTCATGCCAATGAATAGATGACGTATGTTTTTAGCGGGCGGCCGCTCCGGCAAGGCACATATGAATAAAACTACGATCCAGGAACTATACTTCAACGGCAAAAAAGGATCAGAGGGCAGACCTAAGCGCCTTTTTCATATCGAGCCGGATATCCGTCGGCGGCAGATCGTTTATGGCGTCGATGGCCATTGAAACGACCTTTTTATCCTTTCCCCTGAGCGCCTCTGCAATGGGGTTGGTGAGCGACGCGTCCTGCACATTCGCCAGGCTTATTATGGCATTCTTGATCACGCCCTCGTCCGTCTCCCGCTTTAAAAGTGCAATAATGGCCTGCTTCGCGGCCTTGCTTTCGCCGGCCTCCGGCGCCTGCACGATAAACCCGCCCAGGCTCAGTGCTGCCCTCTTTCGCACGCCGGCATCTGGATCATCCAGCACCTTTGTAAGCGCAGCGATCGCTTTCACGTCGCCGCTCGTGAAATGCTGCTCCAGCGCCCCCGCGGCAGCCGCCCTGACTTCGGCGTTCTCGCCTTCGAGGAAAGTGATTAGTTTCTTTCGCGAGGCTTCGTCCTTCATGTTGCCCAGGTATCCGATGCTCTGTACTTTTCCCCGGTCGTCCTTTCCAAGCAGCTTATCAAAAAAGCCCGGCATATGCTTTCCTCCTGAATTAATCAATTGTTAATTCTTGAATGGGTTAAATATGTAAATAGCTTACCAATCTAAAATAAAAAGGGTGGAGCCATATACGGGCTCCATTTACTTCGGTATTATGCTGGATATCAGGTCGCCGATAAATCCGGCGATCTGGTCGATGATGCTCGGGCTGTTCACGGCCATGTCCGCATGCATCGCGAGCGCTTCAGCCGACGGTGACGGGCTTACCGTCGCTTCTTCGGTCGGCGTGGCAATAGGCTCGACAGTCACTGTGGGCGTCGGGGATATGGCCGGCGTATCACAGCTCTTCCTGGCGAGCTGCACGTTGATCTGGACGGACTGGCTGGAATTCACCATGAAGGGGTCTGAATAGGCGACATTGCCGCAGCCATCCGTTACGTAGAGCTTATAGATCGCTTCCTTCGTGCTGTTGACGCCGTTGAACTGGAAGAACCCGCTGGCATCTGTATATGCGCAACTGTACTCCACGTTAGGGCTGGTGCACTCGACGCGGACACCGTCCGCCTTGACGATGGCCACGTATGCGCCCTTGATCGGTTGAGCGGAATCGGCTGAAAGAACGACTCCCGAAACAGTGCCGGCCACGTCACCATCTGCCATAGGAGGATAGCTAATGTGGTCGCCCTTCGGGATGATGGGCTTGGTCGTAGGCTCGGGATTCGTAGTCGGAGCCGGGCTATCGCCAGTGCCGCTGTGAATGACCGTGACACCATCTATTGTCAGGCTGATGGGCTTGTTCCCGTCGCCCAGCGTGAAGATATCCGAGTCGGCCGAATGTGGCGAGCCTTCTACACACTCAACTGTAACTGTGTCGCCATAATAGGTCGCATGGACTTTATAGCTCAATCCCGTCGTGTCGCTCCCGTCGCTGGGGAAGGTGAACTTTCCGTCGTGGCCGGTGCTTCCCGATTCAGTAGCAATTGTCTTCGAGCCATTATAAACGTACAGAGTTAACTGTGTACCAGGCAATGGAGTACCATCGGAAGTATGGGTAAATACGGTAATGCTGCTCCCGGTAGGCCCCGGGTAATAACATGCGAGTACCGGCGAAATGAAGAATAGCGCCGCTATCAGTACCGTTATTAATGGTAAAACTAAGCGTTTATCAGGCATATCCTAACTCCCTTAATTGTTAATAAGATAATAGCTTAGATTATAAAATTATTGGTCAAATAATAAGAATTTATTATAAAAGTCATGTATTCGCCATAATATTCGATAAATAAGCCTATTTTTGATATAGTTGGCAATATACGAAAAAACACGAGAAAGCCCACGAACTTTAGCCATGGGGAGTACGTCGGGGATAGCAGTTTAAAGCTGTGTAAAAAAGCCGGTGGGACAGATATACGGGTATTTTAGTTTTTATTTGCGTTTTTAATTTAAACCCGGATTAGAATTTTACTTATGTTATGGTTAATTTTAAGTCGATCAAGGGCAAGTCGATCATCTATACATTATTGATCGCGCTCGTGCCGGTGATCCTACTGGGAGCCCTCGGCACATTATATTTCCATAACGTCATCAAGCAGAACGTCCAGAACGATTATCTCGAGGAGTCCCGGGTCATCGGATCTCTAACATCCAATTTCCTGGGCCGCTCCATATTCGCGATGGAGGCGCAGGCAGGGCGGAGTCAGCTGATAAATGCCCTGGACAGGCGAGATATTGCCGCCCTGGACGATCAGACGGAAAAGATGGACGCTGCTACCCCGCTCTACTACTGGATTTTCGTGACCGATACGTCCGGCCGTGTGCTATCTAGCAGCCCGTACGGCAGCCACGTCGGGGAAGACCTTAAAGATAGCCCGTACATCACAGGGCCTTTGCAGACCGGTACGACGTTCATGGGCCCACCGGCCCTGGATGCTAACACAGGCCGGCTCACACGTTTCGTCGGCACGCCGATAAAGAATGGCAATTCCACAATCGGCGTCCTCGTCGGCGCCCTCGACGTCGACCAGTTCGTGAACGTGCTCCAGAGCGCACGGTCCCTGGTACCGCTCCAGTCTATCTACCTCGTGGACAGTAGTGGCCGGGTCGTCTTTAGCCACGACAAGAGGTATATTACCAGCGGCCTGAACTTTTTATCCTTGCCCGCCGTGCAGAAAGTTCTTAAGGGCGAGGAGGGGGTGGACGATCTTGCGAACCTCTCCCTTCAAGGCTCGTCGATAGTCGCTTACTCTCCTGTCCCGGGGTACACGATGGGCGTGCTTGTTACAATACCGGATAGTGCAATAGATCGACCTGTCGATAATGCCACGGCAATGATCGCGCTTGCAGTATTGCTGCTGGCCGCTCTCGCCACGGGCATGGCGTACATTATAGGAAATTACATAACCAACCCCATCTATCGCATAGCGGCTGCGGCGAAGGAGTACCAGCCCGGCATGGATTTCGGCAAGCTCCTTCCCTACGACCGGGAAGACGAATTGGGACACCTCGCCCGGGCTTTCAAGGACATGTCCGACCGGATCACGCAAGCCCGGGAGAAGATCGTCGGGGAGAAGAAGCGATCGGACCTGTACGTGGACGTGATGGGCCACGATATCAACAACCTCAACCAGGTGATCCTGTCAAGCCTGGACCTCGCGCAGCAGACCGGTAGCCTCAACGACCGGCAACAGGGGTACCTGAAAGGCGCTAAGCATGCCGTCGGCGATAGCGCGGCGATCATCAGGAACGTGAAAGCGATTCAGGTGGCCGTTACCGAGCTCCGAACGTTCCGATATGTCGACCTCAACGATGTGATCGTAGACTGTATCAAAGAAGCACAGGAGAAAGAAGAAAGGCATATCAACATCCGGTACTCACCACAAAAAGGGCGAGTTTTGAAAGCAGTCTCCAATATTGAACGCGCTTTTTGCAACGTCATCGAAGAAGCGATCAGGAACGCCGGCTCCTCGGTGGATATAGACGTGAGCGAGTCTAAAGCGGATGGACAGATTAAATATGTCACGAACGTAGACGACGATGGCGCCGGCATCCCGGATTACGTAAAGCAGACGCTTTTCACGCGCTTTCAGCGCGATTCCACCGTCCCGCCAGGCAAAGGCCTCAATCTCTACGCGGCAAAGGTTCTAGTCGAAATGTCCGGCGGGACTATCGAGGTCCGCGACAGGGTGCCCGGAGACCAGTCGAAGGGCACCAGGATCGTGATAACACTACCCGCAATCTTGGCCGGGGAGGGGCTTTAACTCTTGACCATGCAGTGGAGCGGGGGAGTCGCCATAGTTGATGATGAAGAAGCCCTGACAGACCTTATCGCGGCGATGCTGGATTTGAAGGGGATACTGGTCTGCTTTAAGGCGTACGATGGCCGCGAGGCAATGCAGAAGTTCCGTGAGCACAACCCGAAGCCGGAGGTCGTCATAATGGACTACCGCCTGACCTCTACCAACGGCATCGAGGTGATGAAAGAGATGAAACAGATGTATAATGGGTCGATGTTCATTTTCCTGAGCGCAGACTCGGCCGTGAGAGATGAAGCTCTCAAGGCAGGTGCAGAGATGTTCCTGGCGAAGCCATCGAGCATGAAGGACTTGATCGACGCAGTGGAACGCGTCGCCGGAAGTCAGCGCAAAGCAGCCGGGAATGGGCCGGAGGCTACGTAAAAGACGACTACTCGCAGGGCGCCGGGTTCGTGGTTATATTGCCAGCGGTTGAATAATAAATATGGCATTTCATGTTTCAACCATATAAAAATATCTTTAAACCTAAATAATTAGTATTGGGCGCAAGGCAGCCACGATTACGGTAATCGCTATCATTAAGATGGTATCGATAACGGTTTACTTAAATAAACGCTTTAAAAAGCATTTCTTTTGTACATTATGAATGCCATAGTAAATGTCCACTGTGCCGTTCCAATTCAGATTATCGACTATTTCAACGCGCTGACCGCAATCGGTTACGCGGTATGGGGGCACCCAATTTAGTGTTGGATTCGTTGTTCCAGTCTGATCCCGATAAACGATAATAACGAGTCGAATTACGGAGAACCGGGATTTAAAACTCTTTGGCGATCTTCGAGCCTTCACCCGTATAGCTTATCTTCAACAGGTTTTTTAAAGACCTGGACATGCAAGGCATATACATTAACTCACATTATAGACTATTTATGCACATATTATTATTAGAAAATAATTATTGACTTATAACAACGTTTTTCTCATATGAACGATGAACTTGTTTTTGATCAAGAGTTCCATGAGTATCTGTTTAAAATCCGGCAATCGATGCAAATTGTGCAAGCACAGTTCGATGTGATGAACAATGCGGTTGAAAAGTGCAGTAGCGTAGAGAGAAGACCTGAAACAATGCAT encodes:
- a CDS encoding HEAT repeat domain-containing protein → MPGFFDKLLGKDDRGKVQSIGYLGNMKDEASRKKLITFLEGENAEVRAAAAGALEQHFTSGDVKAIAALTKVLDDPDAGVRKRAALSLGGFIVQAPEAGESKAAKQAIIALLKRETDEGVIKNAIISLANVQDASLTNPIAEALRGKDKKVVSMAIDAINDLPPTDIRLDMKKALRSAL
- a CDS encoding sensor histidine kinase → MVNFKSIKGKSIIYTLLIALVPVILLGALGTLYFHNVIKQNVQNDYLEESRVIGSLTSNFLGRSIFAMEAQAGRSQLINALDRRDIAALDDQTEKMDAATPLYYWIFVTDTSGRVLSSSPYGSHVGEDLKDSPYITGPLQTGTTFMGPPALDANTGRLTRFVGTPIKNGNSTIGVLVGALDVDQFVNVLQSARSLVPLQSIYLVDSSGRVVFSHDKRYITSGLNFLSLPAVQKVLKGEEGVDDLANLSLQGSSIVAYSPVPGYTMGVLVTIPDSAIDRPVDNATAMIALAVLLLAALATGMAYIIGNYITNPIYRIAAAAKEYQPGMDFGKLLPYDREDELGHLARAFKDMSDRITQAREKIVGEKKRSDLYVDVMGHDINNLNQVILSSLDLAQQTGSLNDRQQGYLKGAKHAVGDSAAIIRNVKAIQVAVTELRTFRYVDLNDVIVDCIKEAQEKEERHINIRYSPQKGRVLKAVSNIERAFCNVIEEAIRNAGSSVDIDVSESKADGQIKYVTNVDDDGAGIPDYVKQTLFTRFQRDSTVPPGKGLNLYAAKVLVEMSGGTIEVRDRVPGDQSKGTRIVITLPAILAGEGL
- a CDS encoding response regulator transcription factor, producing MQWSGGVAIVDDEEALTDLIAAMLDLKGILVCFKAYDGREAMQKFREHNPKPEVVIMDYRLTSTNGIEVMKEMKQMYNGSMFIFLSADSAVRDEALKAGAEMFLAKPSSMKDLIDAVERVAGSQRKAAGNGPEAT